Below is a window of Candidatus Zixiibacteriota bacterium DNA.
CAGGTAAGACCCATGCCGGCCTCGTTGAGACCGTACATCTCCACCGACGGCTTGAACTCATTGCCGCACACCGAGGACGCCTGCGGGTCGCCGGCCACGCCGCATTCCGGAGTGTGAGTGCCGGCGCCGGCGCCGGAGACATGGCGGGCGGCATCCCACAGCGAACTGCTGTTTATGCGCGCCACCGACATCATGATCTCCCAGTTGGCCTGGCTCCGCCGGGTGCCGGTGTAGGCGCAGTCCTCCAGAAGGGTCGGATCGGCTGTATAGTCTCCGTGGTTGGCCAGTTCGTGCATCTGGTTCCAGACGCAGTACAGTTTGCCATCGCACTCGGACAGCCAGATGAAGGCGATGTAACCGGAGTGCACGCCGCCAAACCCACAATGCAGCGTATTGATCGAACCGGTCAGCATGTCTTCGTTGAGATAAGTGCCTTTGGCTACCTTGACGATTTCGTCGGTAGATCTTGCCCAGTGATATACATCGGTGTCAAAATCATTCCAGTTGAAACCGTCAAAATACGGATCAGCCGAGGTGGCTGTGCCGGTCCAGATGATATGCAGATCATCATTGGCGTCATACAAACAGGGTGACTCGACCCAGGCCTTGAAGTGCGCCGGATCACCCGCGATGGCGTTCTGATAATTGGTGATGTTGACCTTGGGCGCCCAGGTCAGACCGTAGTCACTCGACTCGCGATAGAACACGTCGGTATCGTACTGCGAGTTCTGGTCGTCAAGCAAGCAGCCCCAATAACCGGGATTCGAGTACGATACACATACTTTGCCGGAATTGGGAGAGGGGGCGATGGTAACTCCATTGATACTGTATACCTGCATGATGGAGTCAATGATAACACCGGAGCTCCACGAGCCCGAAGAGGACAGATCGCCCAACTTGCGATAATAAATGAACTTGCGGTACGACGCACCGGTGACGTAGCTGTCACTCACAGGGCCATCAACGGGCTCCTGCTCGCCCAGCAGCACGTGCACTACCGTATTGGATCCGTCGAACTGCGTCGCTACCTCCGGCAGGACGCTGTAGTTTCCGGTCCCGCTGAGTGCAAAATGAGCGCGATAATTCGTTGAGTCGATGTACGACGTATTCAGCGAAGAGCGCGGATCGTAGGTGCAACTGAACTCTGCGCCCTGGTAAAAGAGCAGGTTGTCCTTCAACCAGGAACCGGGGCTCGGCGTGGGAATGAAGCGTGTAAAGAACGCCGTCCTCGCCGTTAAGACGGCATAGGTGTTGCCCAGCACGTCGAGGTTCACCCACTGGCCCGTGCCGGCAGTATCGGTCGATTGCAGGCCACAGCCGACATCCTGGTCGCGAGGCCAGTTGGCCGACGGCACGCTGGCATCATAAACGTTGTAGCCGGAGAGGATTTTCGAAGCGATCGGGTTGCCCGGCACCGTGTCGGAGCAAAGCTCATAGGCAAAGTGCACGCCGGCAGCGAGGTTCTCCCCGACTTCGCCGTTCCAGTAATGCTTGACCTGGCGACCGATCGGGAACGGATACTGTCCGTCGTCAAAAGTGAGAGCGACACTGACGCCGACACCGATGCCCACATCGGGCGACTGCGCGCTGCCGATCGGGCGGCGCACTACGGTGCCGACACTGGTGCGAGCCTGCTCAACTGGCTCGTCGGTCACCTTGCCCATCCACGGATGCGGTCCGATAACATTGAAACGGCTGATCTCACTCAGCCTTCTGGCATCATCCTGATCGACTCGCGTGTCGCTCTTGGCGCCCACAGAAGCCGCCAACACAAGCGCCAGCAAGCCGGCCAGAGATGCCGCCGCAAAAAGTCTTCTTGTCATTCTGTTAGTTCCTTTCGAGAAACCTTGTTTTCTGTGTGCGAAAACAAACACAATCGGATTCGCCTGAGACACGAGTGGTCCCGGCTGCGAACTCAACAGCGGTCGTTATTCTGTGGACCAACCTCCTCTCTGACAGACCTGTCCGGTCTGCAATCGAATGTGTTAGCAGGAATACTTGACGTAATCAGCATAGTGCCCAATAGTCGGAATTGCTGACAAATCGCGTGTACCAACAAAGCGGAGTGTCCGGTTTGCCGAGAGTATAGACGGCAATACACAGACGAACCAAAAACACCTGCCGTTCAAAAAGACGAGTCCCAATTATGTAGGTCCGGTACTGAGACTGTCTCAAGCGTAACAATAACCACAAACCCCAACGCTGTCAAGGATTTATATGACTCGCGAGCGCACCAAAAGGACCGTCCCTTAGTACCGACGCGGTTCGGAGTGTCTGTCGCGGTCGCATCCGGGCAAGCTCCGTGGCGTCTGTTTGCAGATCAACCCGTTGAATCTCATGAAGGTAAGGAGTCCGTGGGCCCTCACTTAATGCCTTGGGATGTGCCGTGGTGGACGAGGACGTCCACCACGCACGAGAGCTGTGTCAGCTCCTTCTGTAGACTGTCATAGCTGCCTTACCTACAATTGTCGCTACAGGCACTCCGGCAGACCCAGCGATGGGCCGGTAATAAAAAGATAATCGATCAGGATTGTGATGTCGACGATGGAGATGTCCAACTCTGTCGGGTCGACTCCTCCAGACTGGTTGACATCCGCCTCAGCCAAACAGCACAGCGGCTGCTGGCTGATGAAGAGAAAATCGACCAGCAGGGTGATGTCGCTGATCGATATGCTCTCCTGCGGATCGCAGGTGACATTGCCAACGATGCCACGACAGCACTCGCCCAGCGGATAGGCCATCAGGGCGTTCTGGACAATACCTGACTCCGCCGGATCGGCTCCGGGGACCAGGGAACCATAGTCAAATGACGTAATCGACACCCAGTACGCCTGCCCGGGAAGCAGACTTTCAAACGTGTATTCGTATTCGTAGTATTTGAAGTATCCGTCGGACGTCAGGTAGAACTCAATCGAATCAGACGGCACATCCTCCGGCCGCCGGTATTCCGGTCGGGGCGCCTGCGGGAACCGCTTGACAAAAGGTGTCTCCCAGCCGAAACGGCTGGCGTTGGCCTGGCACGGCTCGAAATAGAAAAGGGAATCCGGGTGCCCGGGCATGACATACGGCGCGTGGCGCGGGTAATCGAGCGGATGCCAGGTCGAATCGCTGCACTCCGATGGCGCGTACAGGCAAGCGGCTTCCTCGACTGACAAGGGCGGGACGGTGAGAACCCACTCGATCAGCTCGAAATCCCAATAGTACTTGTAGTAGTCCTCGCGATCGTACGAGGCCACTCGCGAGAAACTGCCGGGTGCGCCGGTGCTCGAGAGATACGCATGGTATCCTTCGAAGCGCCGCTGCCGCGTCGCCCAATCCAGCAGAGTTTCGCTCGCGAACCCGTTCCAACGGACATAGAGCGCGCTGTCTCGGGGCTCTACCCAGAGTGTCGGCGCTACCGGCAGCGAGGAGGCGCGCATATCGGGGACGCCGTCGCCCGACACATAGAGTGTGTCACCGTCGCAAACGCGGAATTCGCCGAAGTAACCGTCACTGTCAGTATCGACCCCGGGGTTATCGAACACCCAGCCGGCCCAGAGTCCATTGGTCAGAAAGTCGTCTAAATTGAGTCCCGCCAGGTAGGCATCAGGGTCAAACGGCAAATGACTGAGATTGGCCGGATCGGTGTGGAAGTTCTCGCCTGCGACATAAGCGATAGTGAATGGAACGGTTTCGCCGGGGTCAAGAGTGGCCGGTCCGAAGGACAACAGATATCGGGTGTCTAACCCGCTCGCTATAAACCTTACGCCATTGTCTTGCGGCGGAATCCATGTTGTGTCGTTCTCGCTTACTGTAACGATCCGGAATTGATCATAGTCCCTGTCGCCGTTGCTGAGCAGATAATACTTGTTTCGGTCGCCTTCGGGAGTGCCCATGCCGCCGGTGCCGAAATCGCGAATGATGGCTCTTCTCATTGGACCATAATCAAGACTTGCCTGACCATTTGAAACCCACCAGTTAAACGACGTTTGCAGTTGGGTCGCCCCGCTGCGAAGCAACCGCATGCCGGTCACATGCCGGACCTGGGCGCGGAGCTTACCCTCGTGCCCAGCGAGGGGAGACTCACTACCAAGAAGCTGATTCTGGACATGATCGCGACGGCTAAAGAGATTAGTCGGCAACCCAATACGTTCTGGACCGACCAGCTCAACAATACTGACAGTATCGCAGGATACCATGCTCTGGGTGAAGAGATCTGGACTCAGACCGACGGCAAAGTCGACTCTTTCGTCCACTGTGTCGGCACGGCAGCATCGTCGCGTGGCGTGGCAACGGCGTTGAAACGCCACGATTCGAAGATCAGGCTGGTGGTTGTCGAGCCGGCCGAGTCGGCAGTACTGTCAGGTGGCAAGCCGGGGCCGCATAAAATCGAAGGCGTGGGCATTGGTTACACGCCGCCGCTCTTTGATCCGGCCCTGGTTGACGAGATAATGCCGGTGAGTACCGGCGACGCGGAAGCGATGGCTCGTCGCCTGGCAAAAGAGGAAGGCCTGTTCGCCGGGACGTCGTCAGGTGCAAACGTGGTCGCATCAATTCGGGTGGCCGAGCGTTTGGGGCCTGACGCCACGGTGGTTACTCTCATGGTGGATTCAGGGCTGAAATACCTGAGTACGGATGTATACAAGTAATGACCCCCGAGGCATGACTGTGGGGTGGAAGTCCGATCTGAGACGCTGAATGGCAGCACCCCATCCCTCGATTCTTTTCGAGCTCAGTGACTAATCCTCCGGGGGCGTCCGCGCGCCCACGGCACAGGATCCAACCACCGGGGAGGGGGAGACCGGTCGGAGGATCCTGAATCCCCTTTCCCCGCTTAATCCGTTGCCATAAATCAGAATATGTCGTATTCTGTACCAGGCAATCACTAACAGGCGGACTCATGCGTCGCCATAACCCGGGAAATTGTCGATCGTGTCAAACGACGGCCCAGACGACATAACCCGAACGTATGTTCAACTCGCAGACGGCAGCGTGGTCGCACACTACCGGATCATCGAGAAGATCGGCGCCGGTGGCATGGGCGAAGTCTATCTCGCCGAAGATACCGAACTCAACCGCAGGGTCGCCCTCAAATTCCTGCCGTCCCACCTTTGCCTTGACGAAGAGTACCGCACCAGGTTCAGGCGGGAGGCACAAGCAGCCGCCAAGCTGAACCACCCGAACATCGTCACCATCCACGAGGTCGGAGACTACGGCGGACACCCCTATATCGTGTCGGAGTATGTCGGCGAGCAAACTCTCAAGGATGTAATCAGATACAAGCAGGTCGATCCCGGTGAGGCGATCAATATCATCATGGAGGTGTGCGAGGGGCTGCAGGAAGCACACGCCGCCGGCATCGTGCATCGCGACATCAAGCCGGGCAATATCGTGCTGGAAAAGCACAATCGTCCCAAGATAGTCGATTTCGGCCTGGCCTTCATGGCCGGAACCGGAAGTATCACGAGAACCGGCTCAACAATGGGCACAATCGCCTATATGTCTCCGGAGCAGTTGAAGGGAAAGACGGCCGATCATCGGTCTGACCTCTTCGCAGTGGGCATGGTGCTCTATGAGCTGATCACCGGTCGAAACCCGTTCGCAGCCGATCACGACGCCGCCGTACAGTATCTGATTCTCTCGGAACAGCCCGAACCGCTGGCCCGCTTCAAGGCGGGCGTACCCGACGGACTCCAGGAAATAGTGGACCGAACCCTGGAAAAGGATCCTGCGGTCAGGTACCAGTCGGCGGCCGATTTGATCGCCGATTTGAGGCGGCTCCGCCGCCGCAGCGCGGACTCCGACCCCGATGGTCGAAGCTCAGGGCAAGCCGACACAGGACGTCGCAAAACAGGTCGGTTCGCCCTGGCGGGTGTCGGGCTCATCGCGCTTGCCGGGATGCTCTGGGTTGTCCTGCGTCCGGACCTCGGGTCGGTACCCTCACGACACAAACACCTCGCCGTGCTGCCGCTTGTCAGTCTCGGTGAAGCGGGAGCCGGTCAGACATTGTGCGACGGCCTGGCGGAGACCATCACGAGCAAACTGACCCAACTGGCGGAATTCGAGGGCCGGCTCCGGGTTGTGCCCTCGAGCGAAGTTCGCGGCAGCAATATCAGGAGCGCCGGACAGGCCCGGCGTACCTTCGGAGTTGGGCTGGTTGTCACTGGCAGTGTCCAGGAGCACGGAGGCGCGGTGCGTCTCACACTGAACCTGGTTGATACCCGTTCGCAGCGGCAGTTGAGGTCTACCGTCATCGACGAAAAAGTGTCTGATATATCCCGCTGGCAGGACCTGGTTGTCACCGAATTGGCCCAGATGCTCGATATCCAGCTTCGGCCCGATTCGCGCCGCCTGCTGGCCGCCGGACGGACATCGTCATCCGAAGCCTATTATGCTTATCTCCGGGGACGCGGCTATCTGCAGCGATCGGAAAGCGCCACCTGCCTTGACAGCGCCGCGCTACACTTTGAAGCAGCGATCAAAGAGGACTCGGCCTACGCGCTCGCCTACGCCGGCCTGGGCGAAGTCTATTTCCAGAGGTACAATCTGACCATGGATATCCAGTGGGTCACACCGGCACTGGTCCACTCTACGCGGGCGCTCGAATTAAACGATCACCTGGCGCCGGTTCTAGTCACGCTCGGCACCATCCACCGAGGAACCGGCCAGTACCAAGAGGCCACCCGGTATTTGCGCCAGGCCATTCAATTCGACTCGCTCAACAACGCCGCTTACCGGGAACTCGCCTTGGCCTACGAGTCGCTCGGGCGGGAGACTGATGCCGAGTCCTGCTACACCAAGGCCGTGCATGTTCAGCCCGATGACTGGCGCAACTATTATTACCTGTCGCTGTTCAACATCGCTCGCGGGGGGCATCGCGACGAAGCGGTACAGCAGGCGGCCCAGGCCGAAGAGCTGGCCCCCGACGCGTCTTATCCGTGCGCGTTTCTGGGCGGGCTGTATGTCTACCTCGGCATGACAGACAAGGCTAAGACTCTCCTTAAGCGTGCTATCGACCTCGAGCCGGACTACTTCGCCTACTCAAATCTCGGCGCCATCTATCAGGTGGAGAAAGACTATCAAAACGCGGCTGCGATGTACGAACAGGCGCTAAGACTGCGCAGCAGCGACTATCGCGTATGGATCAACCTTGGCTCGATCTACCAGATGCTCCCCCAGGGAAAAGAACGGGCGTTGGCGGCTTTCGACAGCGCGATCATACGCGCCGAACAGAACCGGAAGATCAATCCCAAGGACGCCATGCTCCTCGTTCACCTGGCCGACTGTTACGCGAAGGTCGGAGACCGCGACAAAGCTATTGAACTGGCGGGCCAAGCCGTCCGGCTTGCGCCGGGAGCGGGGGAAGTTTTGGTTCGAGCCAGCCTAATCCATGAGACACTGGGCCGGCGGGATGAAGCCCTGGATTTGCTCGGCCGAGCGATTCGAAGAGGGTATTCGGAGGGGGAGATCAGGAAAATCGAGGAATTTCAGGCGCTGCTTCAGGATCGTCGGTTTGACAGCGTGCTGAGCATCTCGCGGCCGCGTCGCGGGTCATGAAAGAAGCGGTCCGGCGGCAAACCGAGATACCGGCAGCTTGGCCAGGTGATTACAACAAATGAAGACAATCGAAAGGTACAACCCAAAAAAGAGGAATCGTCATGCCCAAACGCAAGAGCAAATTGGAAAAGGTCCGGATCACAAGCGGTTTGACCTCGTGTAAAGTCTCCCCCGGCTTTGTGATCGCAGTGCCCGGCGACCGGATCAAGTTCTGCAATCGAACTTCGGGTGTTGTCTACGTTCATGTTTCCGATGACAAGTTGTTCGATGAGCCCCGGTTCAAGATAGCGGCAGGCAGGGACAGGACACAAAAAGTGAAAGGTGTCGAGCGCGGCATCTACCCGTATGCGGTCTTCTGCGCGGCCAATCGCGCCTTCGGCACCGGGTCATCGATGCCGATCATCATCGTGCCGCGCTAAGTTCGCACAGGAACCACTGCCGGCGAAACCGCCAGCAGTGCGCTGTGGGGCCTGCCCCCGACTTGACATGTGCATAGTGGACATCCTCATCCACTACGGGTCTCGGTGTCAAAACATGGTGGCCATGGATTGCCCGCTTTAAGCGGGCAATGACAGGTTTTGGCACACGAGGACGTACGCCAACCACAGATTATAGGACGTACGCCAGGCAGCGCCCTGTGTCAACTGCGCCCGGCGACGTCGACTACCAGAGGTGAGAAGAAGCGCGTGTCGGGATTGTCGATGTGGTTTGACCAGTCCGCCTCCATGGCCTCGGCCTCAGACGCCGTCAGGATTCGCTTCTCGACCATGACCGGTACCTGGGACTTGAGAAAGCGGCCCATCCATTCCATGACGGAACTATCGGGGCCGCCGGAGAGACAGTTCGGCGTGTAGTCAATCAGTTTCAGGCCAAGGTTTCTCATCACCGCCGGCAGTCGCGCAGCGACATACGGATCCCCGCCCCCTGCCCGCCACCAGGCGCGGATAGCCTCTGGCATCCGGTCCCAGGGGCCACCGGTGGGAAAGAGCAGGCACCCCTCGTGAACGTAGTCTTGTAAGGCGATTATCCCGCCCGGCGTCAGCGCGTCGAGCAGCGGAATAAGAAACGCTTTCGGATCGGGCACAAAGCTTATGACCCAGCGAACGAAAACCAGATTGTAATGCCGGCGGGGCAAATCGGCATCGTACGACGTCCCCCCCAGTATGCGAACGTTGCTCCACCCCTCGCGCTCCACCTCCTGCCGAAACCAATCGCGATAGAGTTCCGACGGCTCAAGGGCGGTGATTTCGCCACTGTCGCCCACCCTCTCGCGGAGATCCAGGCTTACGAATCCCGGGCCGGCACCGACATCGAGGCATTTCCATCCCTCGGCCACGCCGAGCCGGTCGAAGAACTTTCGCGTGACCGGTCCCCAGACGGTGTGCTGGAACCGTAGTCGGTCCAACTCGGCGTCGCTATGACCCAGCAGGTATTCGTAATCGTATCTTCCTCGCGCCATGTTGGAGCACCGCCGAAAAGTATATGGTCTTTATCGACTTAAACCGGATAATGATAATCCGGGTTGCACGCTACCATTGACGCGGAGCGCCGGTCAGGCGACCGGGCCGCTTTCGCCCGCCAGGCGGATCGAGGCGCCGGCTCCGGCCGGCCTTTCGGCTACTTCGGCAGGGACCGGCGCCGTGGCCGCCTCTCTCTCTTCACCCGTGAACCGGGCCAGAAGCGTGTACACTACCGGCACGAGTACAAGAGTCAGGAAGGTCGAGAACAGCAGCCCTCCCACCACAGCGATTCCCAGCGGCCGGCGCGATTCGGCTCCGGCACCCAGCCCGATCGCAATCGGCAGTACGCCGAAAACAGTCGCGAACGAGGTCATGAGAATCGGGCGAAGGCGAATGGCTGCTGCATTCACCACCGCTTCGAGCACGGTGCTTGTCTGCTTGCGCAACTGGTTTGCGTACTCGACTATGAGGATCGAGTTCTTGGTCACCAGGCCTATCAACATAATCAGGCCGATTTGCGAGTAGATATTGATACTCTGCCCCAGCACGAAAAGCGACACCAACGCCCCTACAACAGCAAGCGGTACCGAAAGGAGAATCGTTAGGGGATGTACGAAACTTTCGAACTGGGCCGCCAGCACCAGGAAGATAAACACCACCGCGAATAAGAAGAGAAAGTAGAGCGCCGAGCTGGAGTCACGAAATTCGCGCGACTGCCCGGACAGGTCGGTTTTGATGCCGGCGGGCAGATCATTCGAGGCGATCAGATCCAGATCATCGAGCGCCTGCCCCAGGCTGAACCCGGGCGCAAGGTTGGCAGGGGAGCTTACGGGCAGGCGCTCCACCCTGACTCAGTTCCTTGCCGGTCCTTGCATCTATGACCACCTGTCTGGCATTACGCATATATTCAGGGACGGGGTTACTCATATCCATGTCTGGAACTCCGATCACGGGTACAGGCGGAATTCCCACGAGGCTAATTACCCACACCGGAATGAGAGAGTCGGGATAGTTGTTCTTGGGCTCATAGATGTACACGCCGGCAATGCGCTCCGCTAGGTGCGGGGAAAATGGGCAGTGCTGCAAAACTGAAACGAAATCCAGCGACAAGCTATCAGGCAGTCCGCGATACTTGGGCGAACTCAACAATGCTCTTTCCCGCTCAGCAAGCGGCATTTCGCGATCACTAATTATCCTGTCCGATGGACGAATGGATTGCACCATTATCAACTTGCCCGACAGGCTGTCCAGATAGGCCGTTATCGACCTGCGCATCTCCACCGTCACTCCTTGGTCAGACTTTACTTCACGGATCAGCACATCGTCAAAATCGACTCGCCAAAGCCTTCGTCCCGCAACAACACTGCGTAAAGAATCAGGAACCGGGGCATCCACACCTTCCACTATGACGACGCGCGAGGTAACAGTCTGGGTTGCCGATTGACGTCCGGATACCCCGACAATCCTTCTTGCGTTCTTAACTATCGCACCCTCGTCACTCGCATGGATTCCAGCAGTGCCTTCTTCGGCTGGTTGGGAATTAGAGTCGTGGGGAGCCAAGAGCAATATCATCAACAGTGCCATCGAAAGATCTATATGTTTCATAATGCACACTCTCTATTAGTTATATCGTTCATGAACACAAGCAACTTACCGATACTGAGAGAGAACTACCTTCAGTTCTGAGGATTCACATCCCAGAATTGAATTGAATCAGAGCTCATGTCAAGAGTTGTGTAAATTGGTTTCTCAAGCAGCGTGGCTTTCGATCTGATTGTTCTTCGTTTTCCTGACTTCGATGCCGTCCTCGAACGTCACTCCCGCCAGCACCTTCGTCACCACGTGCGGCGCGTTGATCCGGCGCCAGCGCTTCTGTGCTCTTACGATCAACTGGAAGATCAAGTACAGCGCCGAGCGCGGTGACTTGATTCGTCGCGCCGCGTTGGTGCGCAGCTTGACGGTGGCGAAG
It encodes the following:
- a CDS encoding pyridoxal-phosphate dependent enzyme — protein: MPDLGAELTLVPSEGRLTTKKLILDMIATAKEISRQPNTFWTDQLNNTDSIAGYHALGEEIWTQTDGKVDSFVHCVGTAASSRGVATALKRHDSKIRLVVVEPAESAVLSGGKPGPHKIEGVGIGYTPPLFDPALVDEIMPVSTGDAEAMARRLAKEEGLFAGTSSGANVVASIRVAERLGPDATVVTLMVDSGLKYLSTDVYK
- a CDS encoding methyltransferase domain-containing protein, with the translated sequence MARGRYDYEYLLGHSDAELDRLRFQHTVWGPVTRKFFDRLGVAEGWKCLDVGAGPGFVSLDLRERVGDSGEITALEPSELYRDWFRQEVEREGWSNVRILGGTSYDADLPRRHYNLVFVRWVISFVPDPKAFLIPLLDALTPGGIIALQDYVHEGCLLFPTGGPWDRMPEAIRAWWRAGGGDPYVAARLPAVMRNLGLKLIDYTPNCLSGGPDSSVMEWMGRFLKSQVPVMVEKRILTASEAEAMEADWSNHIDNPDTRFFSPLVVDVAGRS
- a CDS encoding efflux RND transporter permease subunit yields the protein MERLPVSSPANLAPGFSLGQALDDLDLIASNDLPAGIKTDLSGQSREFRDSSSALYFLFLFAVVFIFLVLAAQFESFVHPLTILLSVPLAVVGALVSLFVLGQSINIYSQIGLIMLIGLVTKNSILIVEYANQLRKQTSTVLEAVVNAAAIRLRPILMTSFATVFGVLPIAIGLGAGAESRRPLGIAVVGGLLFSTFLTLVLVPVVYTLLARFTGEEREAATAPVPAEVAERPAGAGASIRLAGESGPVA
- a CDS encoding protein kinase; translated protein: MSNDGPDDITRTYVQLADGSVVAHYRIIEKIGAGGMGEVYLAEDTELNRRVALKFLPSHLCLDEEYRTRFRREAQAAAKLNHPNIVTIHEVGDYGGHPYIVSEYVGEQTLKDVIRYKQVDPGEAINIIMEVCEGLQEAHAAGIVHRDIKPGNIVLEKHNRPKIVDFGLAFMAGTGSITRTGSTMGTIAYMSPEQLKGKTADHRSDLFAVGMVLYELITGRNPFAADHDAAVQYLILSEQPEPLARFKAGVPDGLQEIVDRTLEKDPAVRYQSAADLIADLRRLRRRSADSDPDGRSSGQADTGRRKTGRFALAGVGLIALAGMLWVVLRPDLGSVPSRHKHLAVLPLVSLGEAGAGQTLCDGLAETITSKLTQLAEFEGRLRVVPSSEVRGSNIRSAGQARRTFGVGLVVTGSVQEHGGAVRLTLNLVDTRSQRQLRSTVIDEKVSDISRWQDLVVTELAQMLDIQLRPDSRRLLAAGRTSSSEAYYAYLRGRGYLQRSESATCLDSAALHFEAAIKEDSAYALAYAGLGEVYFQRYNLTMDIQWVTPALVHSTRALELNDHLAPVLVTLGTIHRGTGQYQEATRYLRQAIQFDSLNNAAYRELALAYESLGRETDAESCYTKAVHVQPDDWRNYYYLSLFNIARGGHRDEAVQQAAQAEELAPDASYPCAFLGGLYVYLGMTDKAKTLLKRAIDLEPDYFAYSNLGAIYQVEKDYQNAAAMYEQALRLRSSDYRVWINLGSIYQMLPQGKERALAAFDSAIIRAEQNRKINPKDAMLLVHLADCYAKVGDRDKAIELAGQAVRLAPGAGEVLVRASLIHETLGRRDEALDLLGRAIRRGYSEGEIRKIEEFQALLQDRRFDSVLSISRPRRGS
- a CDS encoding IS256 family transposase, encoding FATVKLRTNAARRIKSPRSALYLIFQLIVRAQKRWRRINAPHVVTKVLAGVTFEDGIEVRKTKNNQIESHAA